From Ostrinia nubilalis chromosome 9, ilOstNubi1.1, whole genome shotgun sequence, one genomic window encodes:
- the LOC135074965 gene encoding putative nuclease HARBI1, protein MNAINAIVHLANNADPARRRKLYRQRSNPFDLRDLNFKIKYRFNKDTVRTIIDLVEDDLVQSARGGGTCPELQVLVAIRCWGRREVQDDAGDLHGLSQPTVSRICARVAHAIANKANSFIKMPITIGEQERISAKFRAIKNFPGVIGAIDCTHIKIKKTGGDMAQYYINRKGYYSLNVQVVCDADLKIMDIVARWRGSTHDSRIFMESNIKQRFEDRQFRGRLIGDSGYPLLPYLFTPILRPSRPEEEAYNNAHISTRNTVERCFGVWKQRFQCLLHGLPVSLQNGKAVIIALAVLHNIAIDMNDTLLEQHMEQVPVTPQLSTENSVHDNRPSLLRRRSQLILQNFINQHF, encoded by the exons atgaatgctataaatgcaattgtgcatttagccaataatgccgacccagcgcgacgtagaaagctctaccgccaacgaagcaacccattcgatttgcgggacctaaattttaaaataaaatataggttcaataaggacacagtgcgcaccatcatagatttggtggaagatgatctggttcagagcgctagaggtggtggcacgtgtcctgaactgcaagttttagtggccataagatgttggggacgtcgtgag gtacaagatgatgctggtgacctccatggcctaagtcagccgacagtgagccggatatgcgccagagtcgcgcatgcaatcgcgaataaggcaaattccttcatcaaaatgcctatcactataggagagcaggaaagaattagtgccaaatttagagcaattaaaaattttcctggggtgataggagccatagattgcacccacattaaaattaaaaaaaccggaggtgacatggcccagtactatattaatagaaaaggctattattccctgaatgttcag gttgtctgtgatgctgacctcaaaataatggatatagtggctagatggcgaggcagtacacatgacagtcgaatttttatggagagcaatataaaacaacgatttgaggataggcagtttagaggacgccttattggcgattcgggctaccctcttctgccatatctatttacacctattttaaggcctagtcgtccagaagaagaagcatacaataatgctcacatctcaactaggaacactgttgaaaggtgttttggggtgtggaagcagcggttccaatgcctactccatggcttaccagtaagcctccaaaatggaaaagctgtgatcatagcattggctgtattacataatatagccattgatatgaatgacacattgttag aacaacatatggagcaggtccctgtaactccgcaactttcgacggagaacagtgttcacgacaaccgaccttcattgttgaggcgtaggtcgcagttgatactacaaaattttataaatcaacatttttga
- the LOC135074966 gene encoding uncharacterized protein LOC135074966, with translation MCAGMNRSITQLKSQWSLIKISAKKDKTIARQAQIKTGGGPPLSVPDDRADDIASWLPNEFVVDVNRFDSDSNKSELINIQEEESTQNTQDQELINNEEIQYELVVLDEEIEDTHACTTRGILEDKENKKVEAKENKAKPNFKAPAIKKKRKLLNKEGLIDLSKVRISEIAETESKCRIELHEVQMENERKKGRNLDLEHQLLQEKLKYYTHINKE, from the coding sequence atgtgcgctggtatgaaccgctccattacccagttaaaatcgcaatggagcctcataaaaatcagtgcgaagaaagacaagaccattgctaggcaggctcaaattaaaactggcggtggtccaccattatcagtgcctgacgatagggctgatgatatagcatcttggttgcccaatgaatttgtagtcgatgttaacagatttgactcggactcaaataaaagtgaattaattaacattcaagaggaggaatcaactcaaaatacgcaagatcaggaattgataaataatgaagaaatccaatatgaattggtggtacttgatgaagaaatagaagatacacatgcttgtactactagaggcatattggaagataaagaaaataaaaaagtagaggcaaaagaaaataaagcaaaacctaattttaaagcaccagcaatcaaaaaaaaaaggaaactgttaaacaaagaaggcttaattgatttaagcaaagttaggatttccgaaattgcagaaacagaatcaaaatgccggattgaactgcatgaagttcaaatggaaaacgaacggaagaaagggagaaacttggatcttgagcatcaattattacaggaaaaacttaaatattacactcacattaataaagaataa